The following nucleotide sequence is from Verrucomicrobiota bacterium.
ATCTCACGAAGGGTCACAAGAAGCACCAGCGTCACGGCAATCACCAGTAGATGGTTGCCAGAAATCGTGACCCCCTCCCCCAGCGCAATGCGGATCGGAGGCAGAAGATCCGGAAACGCCTTCTGATTCACACCGAAGAGAATTTGCCCTCCATAAGAGAGGAGGAGTGATACGCCGATCGAGGTGATCAGCACGGCCAACTTGGGCTGATTGCGCAGGGGCCGGTAAGCCAAGCGCTCGATGATGACGCCAAGCAGGGCGCAGACGATCATGGCCCAGATGAGCACCGCGGTGGTGGTCATCCAAGGATGGGGGAAAAGATGACGCGCAACTGGCGTGGCGTAAAATCCAGCAAAGGCCCCGATCATCAGGACATCCCCGTGGGCGAAGTTGATGAACTTCAGCAAGCCGTAGACCATGCTGTAACCGAGAGCGATCAGAGCGTAGATTGCCCCGAGAGAAAGGCCGTTAATCAACTGCTGGAGAAACTCGTGCACAAAGCCAAGTCTAGGCAGGTTGCCCCAGGGGGGTCACCTCTCAAAAGGAGGAGAGGTCAGAATCTTACCGCGGCCTGGGTTCCAAGGACAAAGACATTACCCAAGGTGCCGTTCTGCTGGGGATTCATGATGAACTCCGCGAACGGCTTTACCGAGATCCACTTGGTGAGCATGCACTGGTAATCGACTTCTAGCACACCTCCCCATGTCGGCTGTGGTTGGGCGGGATACACCGTCTTGCCTCCTGCAATGGCTGCAGCAGTCTGAATCTGGTATGTCTGGCTGTAAGCTGATGCGGCATCGGAACTGAACCATGCCGAACCAAGGGCGATACCGAGTCGGTCGTCGGGCCGTCCAGGGATCAATCCTTGGTAAACTAGTCCGGTCTGATAGTAAAAATCGAGTAGGCTGTACCGACTGGGTGAGAAGCTCCACGCATTGAACATATAGAGCCCTTTTTTGGAAAGATTCCTGGCTGGGGATGGATTTTTGTTATCGCTTGGAGCGGTCGACTCCCTAACGCGATAGAGCATCTGATCGGCCTGAAAATACCAGGCCCAAGAGCCCATATTGAAGGAACCGGCATTGACAGCCTTGGCCTTGGATCCACTCCCTGTCTGGACAACCGGCAGGAAATTCTCATCCTGGATACCCCACCAGATCATTCCAAAAGCATATTTCCCCTCGAGTTTGTCCCTACCCAGCTTGGGCTCCCATCCGAACTCTGTGCAGGAATAGAATCCATTGGGATTTCCGTTATTCCCATTAGGCTGATCCTCGCCGACAGCATTCCAACCTGCTCCCCCAAAGCTAGAAAGTCCGTTATTATTTACTGTGCCTCGTGAGCTTGGATTTGGTTTACCCAACTGATTCCTTGGCACGGAGGTGTAGGGAGCCACTTGGGTCGGGGTGTAGACGCCCTGAACGGCGCCGGCAGCATTAGGAATCGCTAGGTAAAGTCCACTGATAGCATAGATTGATTTAGTCGGCTTGATACGGAGCGTGCCTCCCCATGCATCGTAAGTGCTACTCCAAGGGATCTTGGCTGCGACATTATTGTTGTATGCGGGATCACCCACAAATGTCTCCCGAGCACCTCCGCCACTATTACCACCAATCCCCTTTGCGCTGGCGATCTGATTATTCTGGAAGAACTTGGAAAGAGGCTGTTGGAGAAAGAAGTCATAGGGATTCATCCATCCGGCATTGATCATGAAGGCACCATTCTCCGTCGTGTATTCCAAATACTGAGCCATGAGTCGGAGTTCCTTACCGCTCTGAATATTTGAGGGGCCGAATCCATTGGCTGCTCCGCTAATGTTATTGATGTCATCCCCATCCCTATAGCGGTAGTTAGAATACGCCTTGAGTCCCTTGAGGTGGAGCTTCTTTCCGAAGTCGTAAATAAAGGCTAGTTTGATTTGCTCATCAAAGGCGCCGCCTCTTCGGTATCCCCCAGCAACACTGCCGTAATAGTTCCCCTGCCAGTCTCCTCCGAATACCAAACCCCAATCAGCCAACTTTTTTTCAAAGCCATTAATCAGCTCCAACTCCCTGTGGGTAACAACATCGACTGCATGACCAACATGTGACATCTGACTCCCGACACTCTGGCCGACCACAAAACCAGTTCCACTTACATGCTTAGGATATTGAATCACCGAGGTAACATCTGATCCAATCTCTGTGTAAACAGCCGATAATCCCGTAGGCAAGTAGCGTTGGATCTCGTTCCCTACTCGCTCTATCAAATCCCCAACCTGAGGAGCTGCGGGGGATGAGAGATGTGGCGACGGGGTGGGAGTACTGGTTGGCGTTGGAGAGGGGGATTGGAGGCGCGAGTGCTTCTTCTTGGCATTTCCGTCCAACTCCTCAGTGGGATCCAAGAACTTGGGTGTGAGCCCTTGGGCCGGAAGGTTTCCCGATAATAAATGAGAAC
It contains:
- a CDS encoding branched-chain amino acid ABC transporter permease, encoding MHEFLQQLINGLSLGAIYALIALGYSMVYGLLKFINFAHGDVLMIGAFAGFYATPVARHLFPHPWMTTTAVLIWAMIVCALLGVIIERLAYRPLRNQPKLAVLITSIGVSLLLSYGGQILFGVNQKAFPDLLPPIRIALGEGVTISGNHLLVIAVTLVLLVTLREIVLRSRFGLALRALSQNRDAAALMGVNSNAVISLTFAVGSALAGAAGVLYAMNIHSIEPLMGTQPGIKAFVAAVLGGIGSLPGAAVGGLLLGLSECLLGGSFLSSYRDAIAFGILIVILLIRPSGLFGSSAAEKV
- a CDS encoding carbohydrate porin, which gives rise to MSHVGHAVDVVTHRELELINGFEKKLADWGLVFGGDWQGNYYGSVAGGYRRGGAFDEQIKLAFIYDFGKKLHLKGLKAYSNYRYRDGDDINNISGAANGFGPSNIQSGKELRLMAQYLEYTTENGAFMINAGWMNPYDFFLQQPLSKFFQNNQIASAKGIGGNSGGGARETFVGDPAYNNNVAAKIPWSSTYDAWGGTLRIKPTKSIYAISGLYLAIPNAAGAVQGVYTPTQVAPYTSVPRNQLGKPNPSSRGTVNNNGLSSFGGAGWNAVGEDQPNGNNGNPNGFYSCTEFGWEPKLGRDKLEGKYAFGMIWWGIQDENFLPVVQTGSGSKAKAVNAGSFNMGSWAWYFQADQMLYRVRESTAPSDNKNPSPARNLSKKGLYMFNAWSFSPSRYSLLDFYYQTGLVYQGLIPGRPDDRLGIALGSAWFSSDAASAYSQTYQIQTAAAIAGGKTVYPAQPQPTWGGVLEVDYQCMLTKWISVKPFAEFIMNPQQNGTLGNVFVLGTQAAVRF